Proteins from one Longimicrobium sp. genomic window:
- a CDS encoding DUF488 domain-containing protein — protein MEMMEEARTIYTIGHSTRTIEQFIALLREHGVELLADVRRFPGSRRHPQFGSAALAASLQEAGIGYVHAEALGGRRSSEAGAASPNTAWRNDAFRAYADYMATPPFRDALDRLVALSRERTAVIMCAEAVPWRCHRRLITDALLARGIPVADIIGPGQASPARLSEHAVVRGDGTVIYPAAPGVQEDLFA, from the coding sequence ATGGAGATGATGGAAGAGGCGCGGACGATCTACACCATCGGGCACAGCACCCGCACGATCGAGCAGTTCATCGCCCTGCTGCGGGAGCACGGGGTGGAGCTGCTGGCCGACGTGCGGCGCTTTCCCGGCTCGCGCCGGCACCCGCAGTTCGGGAGCGCGGCACTGGCTGCGTCGCTGCAGGAGGCGGGGATCGGCTACGTGCACGCCGAGGCGCTGGGCGGCCGGCGCAGCTCCGAGGCGGGCGCGGCGTCGCCGAACACGGCGTGGCGCAACGATGCGTTCCGTGCGTACGCCGACTACATGGCCACGCCGCCGTTCCGCGACGCGCTGGACCGGCTGGTCGCGCTCTCCCGCGAGCGGACGGCGGTGATCATGTGCGCCGAGGCCGTCCCCTGGCGCTGCCACCGGCGCCTGATCACCGACGCGCTGCTGGCCCGCGGCATCCCCGTGGCCGACATCATCGGGCCGGGCCAGGCGTCGCCGGCGCGGCTCTCCGAGCACGCCGTGGTGCGCGGTGACGGCACCGTCATCTACCCCGCCGCGCCGGGGGTGCAGGAGGACCTCTTCGCGTAA